Genomic window (Bosea vaviloviae):
GTTATGGACTTGGGGATTTGGGCTATTGCTCGCCGGTATCGCAGCCTGCGCGGGTTTGGGTCTCGGTCAGTCCGTCCCCGGGACCACAGGCATCCAAACAAAGCTGCCGCAAACGGTGATTGCCATGCAGGAGAAACTGGCCTGGGTCGCGCTGGCCTTCGTGCCGTCCGGGCTGCTCGTTGCTGTGACGGCGCATGTTTCGACTGATGTCGCTGCAGCTCCGCTGCTCTGGGTGGTGCCGCTCGCGCTCTTTCTACTGACTTTCGTCATCGTTTTCCAGCGCAAGCCGATCCTGCCTCATGCCTGGATGCTCAATGCCCAACTCGCTCTGGTGGCGGCATTTGTCGTGTTGATCGCGTTCAAGCCGGATTTCGGTTGGTGGTTCTACCTCGCATTGCATCTCGGCCTGTTTTTCCTGACGGCGATGGTGGCGCATGGGGAATTGGCGAAACTCCGGCCAGATCCAGCCAATCTCACGCAGTTCTATCTCTGGATGTCGATTGGCGGCGTGCTCGGCGGGCTGTTCAGTGGGCTGCTGGCGCCGATCATTTTCAACTCCGTCATCGAATATCCAGTGCTGCTCGTCGCCGGCCTGCTCTGCCGGCCCGGCTTTACGGCAATCAAGCTGTCCGGCTGGATGCGCGGCGCAATCGCTGCGCTCGTCTCACTAGGCTTTGTCGGGATCGTGCTGCGCGAGCAGCAGCGCACCGACTCGGTGCGGTCCTTCTTCGGCGTGAATCGCATCGTAGACAGCGATGACGGCCGCTTCCGCATGCTGTTCCACGGAAGCACGATGCATGGGGCACAGAAGCTGCGTGAGCCGGATGGAACCATGGCCGTCGGCAGGCCTGAGCCCCTGACATATTATTTCAGCGGCGGCGCCATTGCGGACGGAATTGACTCCGTGCGTCAGGCGCGCGGCGGGACGCTCGCCAAGGTTTCGGTGATCGGGGTGGGAACTGGGTCTCTCGCCTGCCAGATACGCTCCGGAGAAGACTGGAATTTTTACGAGATCGATCCCCATGTCGTGCGGATCGCGACCGACCCCACGCGCTTCAGTTTCTTCAACGCCTGCGCGCCGGCGACTGCCTTTGTCCTGGGCGATGCGCGGCTCACTCTCGCAGACGCTCCGAATGGTTCGCTCGACTTGCTCGTGGTCGATGCCTTTTCCTCGGATGCCATCCCGCTTCATTTGCTGACGCGGGAGGCGCTTGCGCTGTACATCACCAAGCTGAAGCCAAACGGCGCCGTGCTGTTCCACATCTCCAATCGCAACATGGAGCTGGGCCCTGTGGTAACGGCAACGGCGCGCGGGCAGGGGCTGACGACCTGGATCCGCGAACCACAGCAGACAAACGAGCTGGCTGTGCAAATGAAGAGTTCGCCTCAGGTCGCTATCGTTGCGCGCCAACAGGTGGATGTCGGCCCGCTTGCCGGCGACAAGGCCTGGATCAGGCAGGACGGTCCCGATACGGCTCGGCCTTGGCGCGACGACTACGCCGATATCGTCAGTGCAATCTGGCGCAAGCTCTCGGATTGAGCAGGCCTGACGATCGCGTCAGACCGCGTCGCGCGCGGCTTCACGCAGTATCTCAAGCGCGGTGACGACCGTCAGACGGCGAACCTCGTCGCGTGACAGAGGCCCGAAGCGCTGTTCGCGATGAACGGTCGCGTGGCCTCCGGCACAAGCGAAATGCACCAGCCCCACGGGCTTTTCCGCGCTGCCGCCGCCGGGCCCGGCCACGCCCGTGACGGCGATGGCAAGGTTGGCGGCAAGCCGCATCCAGCCGCCCTCGGCCATGGCGCGCGCAACCGGCTCGCTGACCGCGCCATGGGCTTCGATCAGTTCGGCCGGCACGCCAGCGAGCGCGCTCTTGGCCGCGTTGGAATAGGTCACCAGCCCACCATTGACGACATCGGAAGAACCGGGGATCGCGGTCAGCGCGCCGGCGATGAGGCCGCCGGTGCAGGATTCGACGGTCGCGACGGTGAGCCCAGCCTTGCGGCAGGCATCCAGCACCTCGGTTGCCAGCTCGGTGATCTCGGCATCGAACATGGCTTTACTCCGGTTCCGGCAAGCGGATTGTGGCGGTCGCAAGGGCAGCCAGGCCTTCTCCGCGCCCGGTGAAGCCCATCCGCTCGGAGGTGGTCGCCTTGATGGCGACCTGATCGATGCGGATCGCGGCAGCGGCGGCGATCGCAGCACGGATCGCTTCGCGATGCGGGCCGATCTTGGGCGCCTCGCAGACGATAGTGAGATCAAGGAAGTCGATGCGCCCGCCGCGCTGCCTGACGCGCTCTGCCGCGAAGGCCAGGAACTGCGCGGAGGCCGCGTCCTTCCATTGCGGGTCGCTGGGCGGGAAATGCGTGCCGATATCGCCCTCAGTCAGCGCGCCGAGAAGCGCATCCGTCAAGGCATGCAGGGCGACATCGCCATCGGAATGCGCCACCACGCCGCGATCATGCGCGATGCGGGTGCCGCCGAGCCAGACATGGTCGCCATCGCCGAAGGCGTGGACGTCATAGCCGGTCGCAACGCGCACATGAAGCGGCGCGCCCTGGGAGCGATCGAAGTCCTGCGGATGGGTGAGCTTCACGTTGGCTGGGTCTCCGGGAAAGGTTTTCACAGGATGCCCGGCCCATTCCATCAAAGCCGCATCGTCGGTGAAGCCCGACAGGCCGGCAGCGACTGCGGCTTCATGAGCCGCGAGCAAGGCCTTGAAGTGGAACCCCTGAGGCGTTTGCACGCTGACGAGCGTATCACGGGGCGGTGTCTCGGCGACGCGACCATCGCTACCGAGGCGCTTGATCGTGTCCGTCACCGGTAAAGCGGGGATGGCGGCGATCTCGCTTTGGAGCGCGTCGACCGTGCGGCGCATAAGCGCAGCGGTGACGAAAGGGCGGGCGGCGTCATGAACCAGCACGATGCCGTCGAAGCCGGTGGCGGCAAGTGCTTGCAGGCCCAGGCGCACGGAATCCTGCCGCGTTGCGCCGCCTTGCGCCGGCGAGAGCAGCTTCCCTGTCGGCAGGTCGGCGACGGCGTGGGCATAGCGTGCGTTGTCGCCTGGCCCGATGACGACCATGACATGATCGATCGCAGCGTCAGCTAAAAAAGGCGTCAGGGCCTGCGCAAGAACTGGCCGGCCCGCGAGGGCGCGATATTGCTTGGGCAGGTCTCCGCCGGCGCGCAGCCCGCGCCCGGCGGCGACGATCAGGGCAGCGATGGCTGCGCGGCGGCTGCTTGTTTCTGTGAGCACGGGCAATGGTCCAGCAGGGGCAATAGTCCAGCAGGGATTGGGTGATAGTGGCACGGCGTGCGATCGCCAAGTCCGCAGGCGAGACGCTCGGCAAGCCATGCGGCAGGGGTGCGGCGATGATGCACTGCAATATGTTCCGAGGCCTCTTGCGCTCTCGCAGCAATGTCCAATAAATATGCATAATGGAAGTTGCCTCAAATTCGAGCGCCGACGTAGCGATCCTGCCGGACGTCGCTCCCGTTTCGCGCGCTTTCCTGGCGCCGATGTCGGGTGTCACCGACATCGTGATGCGTCGGATCGCAGCGCGCCATGGTGCAGGCCTCGTCGTCTCCGAGATGGTTGCTTCCGACGAGTTCGTCAGGGGCAGCGAGGAGGCGCGCATCCGCGCCGAGGGAGCCGGCGTCTCGCCCCATGTCGTCCAGCTTGCCGGCTGTGATCCGCATTGGCTAGGCGAGGCGGCACGGCTGGCCGAAGCCAATGGCGCGGCGATCGTCGACATCAACATGGGCTGCCCGGCCAAGAAGGTCACAGGTGGCTGGGCAGGCTCGGCGCTGATGCGCGATCTCAACCATGCGATCGGGCTCGTCGAAGCCGCGGTGAAGGCCGTGAGCGTGCCTGTCACCGTCAAGATGCGATTGGGCTGGGATGAGGCCTCGCGCAACGCGCCGGAACTGGCGCGCCGCGCCGTCGCCTCGGGCGCGTCGATGATCACGGTGCATGGCCGGACCCGGCAGCAATTCTACAAGGGCGTCGCCGATTGGGGCGCGATCCGGGCCGTGCGCGAGCAGGGAGATTTTCCGCTCGTCGCCAATGGCGACATCCATGACGAGGATGATGCGCGCAATTGCCTTGCCCAATCGGGTGCAGATTTCGTGATGGTCGGCCGCGCCGCACTCGGCAGACCATGGCTGGTCGGCGAGATCGGCGCTGCGCTTGCCGGGCGGGCGTCCCCACAGCTCGGCCTTGGCCAGAAATTCGCCATCGCGCGCGACCACTATGAGGGGCTGCTCAGCCTGATGGGCATCGCCCATGGTGTGCGCCATGCCCGCAAGCATCTGGCGGCCTATGCCGATGAGGCCGTGGCGAGCGGCGGCATGCCCGATCCCGAACAGCGGCGCACGCTCCTGACTTCTGACGATCCGCATCTGGTGCTCGGCGCATTGACGCGACTGTTTTCTCCGGAGCTCAGCCGCGCTGCGGCCTGACGGAAAGGTGTTGCGTATGGCGATGGCGTTTTTTGATGGCGGCGGACGGGGCAGGGATGATTTCCTGCTCGATCCGATCGAGATGCAGGCCCTCAACGTGCTGCCGATGCCGGTCGTCGTGATCGGCGAGGGCCATGGTATCCTCTACGCCAACACGGCCGCCGAGGACTTCTTCCAGTCCAGCGCCGTCGTGTTGAAGCGGCAGCGCATCGACGATCTGATCGCCTTTGGCTCG
Coding sequences:
- a CDS encoding fused MFS/spermidine synthase, with amino-acid sequence MDAPQTQAGSQVEARRLATTLPIYLGTIFLSAFLLFGIQPMFAKMVLPRLGGSPGVWSVAMVFFQAVLLAGYGYAHWLVSRFAIRHAALIHISLMIVVLLIALPIGIAAGFDRPPPDGEIPWLVALFGMSVGLPFFAVSANGPLLQAWFARTGHAHAKDPYFLYAASNVGSFLALIAYPFAIEPFLALSGQATLWTWGFGLLLAGIAACAGLGLGQSVPGTTGIQTKLPQTVIAMQEKLAWVALAFVPSGLLVAVTAHVSTDVAAAPLLWVVPLALFLLTFVIVFQRKPILPHAWMLNAQLALVAAFVVLIAFKPDFGWWFYLALHLGLFFLTAMVAHGELAKLRPDPANLTQFYLWMSIGGVLGGLFSGLLAPIIFNSVIEYPVLLVAGLLCRPGFTAIKLSGWMRGAIAALVSLGFVGIVLREQQRTDSVRSFFGVNRIVDSDDGRFRMLFHGSTMHGAQKLREPDGTMAVGRPEPLTYYFSGGAIADGIDSVRQARGGTLAKVSVIGVGTGSLACQIRSGEDWNFYEIDPHVVRIATDPTRFSFFNACAPATAFVLGDARLTLADAPNGSLDLLVVDAFSSDAIPLHLLTREALALYITKLKPNGAVLFHISNRNMELGPVVTATARGQGLTTWIREPQQTNELAVQMKSSPQVAIVARQQVDVGPLAGDKAWIRQDGPDTARPWRDDYADIVSAIWRKLSD
- a CDS encoding CinA family protein, with amino-acid sequence MFDAEITELATEVLDACRKAGLTVATVESCTGGLIAGALTAIPGSSDVVNGGLVTYSNAAKSALAGVPAELIEAHGAVSEPVARAMAEGGWMRLAANLAIAVTGVAGPGGGSAEKPVGLVHFACAGGHATVHREQRFGPLSRDEVRRLTVVTALEILREAARDAV
- a CDS encoding bifunctional 2-C-methyl-D-erythritol 4-phosphate cytidylyltransferase/2-C-methyl-D-erythritol 2,4-cyclodiphosphate synthase, which gives rise to MLTETSSRRAAIAALIVAAGRGLRAGGDLPKQYRALAGRPVLAQALTPFLADAAIDHVMVVIGPGDNARYAHAVADLPTGKLLSPAQGGATRQDSVRLGLQALAATGFDGIVLVHDAARPFVTAALMRRTVDALQSEIAAIPALPVTDTIKRLGSDGRVAETPPRDTLVSVQTPQGFHFKALLAAHEAAVAAGLSGFTDDAALMEWAGHPVKTFPGDPANVKLTHPQDFDRSQGAPLHVRVATGYDVHAFGDGDHVWLGGTRIAHDRGVVAHSDGDVALHALTDALLGALTEGDIGTHFPPSDPQWKDAASAQFLAFAAERVRQRGGRIDFLDLTIVCEAPKIGPHREAIRAAIAAAAAIRIDQVAIKATTSERMGFTGRGEGLAALATATIRLPEPE
- the dusB gene encoding tRNA dihydrouridine synthase DusB codes for the protein MEVASNSSADVAILPDVAPVSRAFLAPMSGVTDIVMRRIAARHGAGLVVSEMVASDEFVRGSEEARIRAEGAGVSPHVVQLAGCDPHWLGEAARLAEANGAAIVDINMGCPAKKVTGGWAGSALMRDLNHAIGLVEAAVKAVSVPVTVKMRLGWDEASRNAPELARRAVASGASMITVHGRTRQQFYKGVADWGAIRAVREQGDFPLVANGDIHDEDDARNCLAQSGADFVMVGRAALGRPWLVGEIGAALAGRASPQLGLGQKFAIARDHYEGLLSLMGIAHGVRHARKHLAAYADEAVASGGMPDPEQRRTLLTSDDPHLVLGALTRLFSPELSRAAA